In Flavobacterium sp. N3904, one DNA window encodes the following:
- a CDS encoding glycoside hydrolase family 97 protein, translating into MIFKFNKKHLYALYLFICLVPFLVQAQEINSPNKNLILKFELATNGAPTYQLSYKGKAVIKPSTLGLEATDVPSFMDGFSITNTEQKLVDESWNPVLGEEKTIRNNYNELVVTLAQAKNNNRYIRIRFRLFNDGLGFRYEFPKQDGLKYFIIKEEHTEFQLAGNHKIFWIPGDYDTNEYAYTTSKISEIPLLIKKATPFMNAQQPIKELAVQTPSMMKSDDGLYINIHEAALINYPSMSLNVDATTFKMSSHLTPDAVGNKGYMQTDAQTPWRTIVVSDKATEILASKLILNLNEPTSYKDVSWIKPVKYIGIWWEYFVAGKSTWAYGVENNVKLNQDFTKLTPNGKHGATTEHAKEYIDFAFANGFDAILIEGWNIGWEDWIGNWKEEVFDFTTAYPDFDVKAVQEHAAAKGVKIIMHHETSGAATNYERRLDRAFEFMNANGYDAVKTGYVGQIIPRGEHHDGQWMVNHYIHVAERAADYKIMIDSHEAVRPTGLNRTYPNWVAQESARGTEFEAMGGLAPEHTTILPFTRLMGGPMDFTPGIFQTDLTYYKTGGNQRVNTTLVKQLAYYVTMYSPLQMAADIPDNYNRFPDAFQFIKDVAVDWDNSYILEAEPGDYITIARKAKGKEAWFVGGITDENSRTATIAFNYLPAGKKYIATIYGDAKDASWNEKPQSYVISKVIVTSKTVLKQYIAPGGGIAISIKEATDSEMKGLKKI; encoded by the coding sequence ATGATTTTTAAATTTAATAAAAAACATCTCTATGCGTTATATCTATTTATTTGCCTTGTGCCCTTTTTGGTACAAGCGCAAGAAATAAATTCACCCAATAAAAATCTTATTTTAAAATTTGAGCTTGCCACAAATGGTGCGCCAACCTATCAATTATCCTATAAAGGTAAAGCGGTAATCAAGCCAAGTACTTTGGGATTGGAAGCAACAGATGTTCCTTCGTTTATGGATGGATTTTCGATCACAAATACCGAACAAAAATTGGTAGATGAATCCTGGAATCCTGTTTTGGGCGAAGAAAAAACCATTCGAAACAATTACAACGAGCTGGTAGTTACTTTGGCACAGGCCAAAAACAACAACCGTTACATCCGCATTCGTTTCCGTTTATTCAACGACGGATTGGGTTTTCGATATGAATTTCCAAAACAGGATGGTCTGAAATATTTTATAATCAAGGAAGAACACACCGAATTCCAATTGGCCGGAAATCATAAAATTTTCTGGATTCCAGGCGATTATGATACTAATGAATATGCGTACACCACTTCGAAAATCTCGGAAATTCCGTTGCTGATAAAAAAAGCCACGCCTTTTATGAATGCGCAACAACCCATCAAAGAATTGGCGGTGCAAACCCCTTCGATGATGAAATCCGATGATGGTCTTTATATCAATATTCACGAAGCTGCCTTGATCAATTATCCCTCCATGTCCTTGAATGTGGATGCTACAACTTTCAAAATGAGCAGTCATCTGACTCCCGATGCTGTTGGCAATAAAGGCTATATGCAAACGGATGCCCAAACGCCTTGGAGAACCATAGTCGTGAGTGATAAAGCAACTGAAATCTTAGCTTCCAAATTAATCCTAAACCTCAACGAACCTACTTCATACAAAGATGTTTCCTGGATAAAACCCGTGAAATACATCGGAATTTGGTGGGAATATTTTGTGGCAGGAAAAAGCACTTGGGCTTACGGAGTGGAGAATAACGTAAAATTAAACCAAGATTTTACCAAGCTTACGCCAAACGGAAAACACGGAGCGACGACTGAACATGCCAAAGAATATATTGATTTTGCTTTCGCAAATGGTTTTGACGCCATCCTTATTGAAGGTTGGAACATTGGTTGGGAAGATTGGATTGGCAATTGGAAAGAAGAAGTTTTTGATTTCACAACCGCTTATCCCGATTTTGATGTCAAAGCCGTTCAGGAGCACGCCGCCGCCAAAGGGGTAAAAATCATCATGCACCACGAGACTTCTGGTGCTGCCACCAATTACGAACGCCGTCTGGATCGCGCTTTTGAGTTCATGAATGCCAATGGATACGATGCTGTAAAAACAGGTTATGTGGGACAAATCATTCCGCGTGGCGAGCATCATGACGGGCAATGGATGGTCAATCATTACATACACGTAGCCGAGCGCGCCGCCGATTATAAAATCATGATTGACAGTCACGAAGCAGTTCGTCCTACCGGTTTAAATCGTACCTATCCTAACTGGGTCGCACAGGAATCTGCCAGAGGAACCGAGTTTGAAGCGATGGGTGGTTTAGCTCCTGAGCATACAACCATTTTGCCATTTACCCGATTGATGGGCGGACCAATGGATTTTACTCCAGGGATTTTCCAGACCGATCTTACCTATTACAAAACGGGTGGGAATCAAAGAGTAAATACCACTTTGGTCAAACAACTGGCGTATTATGTAACTATGTACAGCCCACTACAAATGGCGGCTGATATTCCAGATAATTACAACCGTTTCCCCGATGCTTTTCAGTTCATCAAAGACGTGGCGGTAGATTGGGACAACAGCTACATTCTAGAAGCAGAACCAGGAGATTATATTACTATTGCTCGTAAAGCCAAAGGAAAAGAGGCTTGGTTCGTAGGTGGCATCACCGATGAAAACTCCAGAACGGCAACTATTGCTTTCAATTATTTGCCTGCCGGAAAAAAATACATCGCCACTATTTATGGCGATGCCAAAGATGCTAGTTGGAACGAAAAGCCTCAAAGCTATGTTATTTCTAAAGTGATTGTAACTTCTAAAACCGTGCTCAAACAATACATTGCTCCCGGTGGAGGTATTGCCATTAGCATCAAAGAAGCAACCGACTCAGAAATGAAAGGATTGAAGAAAATATAA
- a CDS encoding tyrosine-type recombinase/integrase — protein sequence MQNINVTLRKRTLPSGKITLYLDFFPPIYNAKTREFSRIEYLGLYLVSKPKNNIDKAMNSENLHKAEVICANRLNELNKQQIYTPFEQERLRLQEIGKKSFLQYIKQTAEIKTGNNAEIWKYAIIHFEKFLKNEDILMQEIDVTVVEDFREYILKAKCLKKKGQFLAQNTALSYFNKIKATLRKAYKKGLLQTDVNAAVESIKEQESQRNFLTMEEATRLFRTPCKKEIVKRISFFSLLTGMRYSDISKLTWEEVQYSADEGYYIRFKQQKTDRPLTLPISEEALEFLGEQRMEHGKIFLNLKKWDFDRLIPIWIKDAAIEKHITFHCFRHTYATLQMAAGTDIFTVSKMLGHKNIKTTQIYTKIIDEKKRETTNKISFK from the coding sequence ATGCAAAATATAAATGTTACATTAAGAAAAAGGACGCTGCCAAGTGGGAAGATTACATTATATCTTGATTTTTTCCCTCCAATCTATAACGCTAAAACTCGAGAATTTTCGCGCATAGAGTATTTAGGTTTATATCTGGTTTCAAAACCAAAAAATAATATTGATAAAGCAATGAATTCAGAAAATTTGCACAAGGCCGAGGTAATTTGTGCAAATAGGCTTAATGAATTGAACAAGCAGCAAATCTATACACCATTTGAACAAGAGCGGCTTCGTCTGCAGGAAATAGGAAAAAAATCATTCCTGCAGTATATAAAACAGACAGCAGAAATCAAGACTGGCAATAACGCTGAAATCTGGAAATATGCAATTATCCATTTTGAAAAGTTTCTTAAGAACGAGGACATATTAATGCAGGAAATTGATGTAACAGTTGTTGAGGATTTCAGGGAATACATTTTGAAGGCAAAATGTTTAAAGAAAAAAGGCCAGTTTTTGGCTCAAAACACTGCCCTATCCTATTTTAATAAGATCAAGGCCACCTTGCGAAAAGCTTACAAAAAAGGATTACTACAAACGGATGTTAATGCTGCGGTCGAAAGCATCAAGGAACAGGAGTCCCAAAGGAACTTCCTTACTATGGAAGAAGCTACAAGACTGTTTAGGACACCTTGTAAAAAGGAGATTGTAAAGCGTATAAGCTTTTTTTCTCTGCTAACAGGCATGCGTTATTCAGACATATCAAAACTTACATGGGAAGAAGTGCAATACAGTGCGGATGAAGGTTATTATATAAGATTTAAGCAGCAGAAAACTGACAGGCCCTTGACCCTTCCAATTTCTGAGGAAGCGCTTGAATTCTTAGGGGAACAAAGAATGGAGCATGGGAAAATTTTTTTAAATTTAAAAAAATGGGATTTTGACCGTTTGATACCCATTTGGATTAAAGATGCAGCTATTGAGAAGCATATTACTTTTCACTGTTTTCGACATACTTATGCAACACTGCAGATGGCAGCTGGTACCGACATTTTTACGGTATCAAAAATGCTGGGGCACAAAAATATAAAGACCACTCAGATATATACGAAAATCATCGACGAGAAAAAAAGAGAAACAACTAATAAAATTTCATTTAAATAA
- a CDS encoding gliding motility-associated C-terminal domain-containing protein, giving the protein MKKKILFFILCLLTINFANATKPPLTSVEYRNSAFLTVSIFGDATPGGWVTDTDMTTTDGTTYTINAVALVPGALKFRGNHSWDLPYNWGGTAFPSGTAVVDANGIPVPTAGNYDITFNITTGVYSFVVSQVISIFGDATPGGWVTDTDMKTTDGTIYTLKNIALIPGALKFRGNHSWDLPYNWGGTAFPSGTAVVDANGIPVPTAGNYDITFNKITGAYSFTVSQIISIFGDATPGGWVTDTDMTTADGTNYSLKGVSLIAGALKFRGDHAWTLPYNWGGTAFPSGTAIVDAGGIPVPTAGKYDISFNKTSAVYSFTPTVVTYQVISIIGDATPGSWDTDTDMVTTDGIIYTLNAVSLKAGGLKFRGDHAWTLPYNWGGTAFPSGTVVIDAGGIPIPSDGIYNITFNKTTGVYSFTFQTISIFGDATPGGWVTDTDMLTSDGIHYRLKNVSLVPGALKFRGDHAWTLPYNWGGIDFPAGIAVVDANGIPVPTAGIYNVTFNKITAAYSILVPSAPSDLNYTTPNVFVANTAITSLVPTVDAGLGNIVYTVNPVLPQGLQIDAVTGIISGTPTSIQTATVYTVSATNSYGFSSKAVSIEIQGVPTDLMYPSTLKLEINLVMETVTPTVTTNPSATFSITPTLPIGMVLNTTTGALSGRPAVETAAINYTVKATNSIGAATKSITIEIFNEDHDFDGILDINDNCPTTYNQNQSDVDHDGIGDVCDLDEINVSEAFTPNGDGINDTWFINNLINHPNSSVRVINNTGSEVYYSNDYKNNWNGEYKNTGTTVAVGSYFYQIDLGNDGSIDKQGWIYITK; this is encoded by the coding sequence ATGAAAAAGAAAATACTCTTTTTTATTCTTTGCCTTTTGACAATTAATTTTGCAAATGCAACAAAGCCGCCACTGACTTCAGTGGAATACAGAAATTCAGCTTTTCTAACAGTAAGTATCTTTGGGGATGCCACTCCTGGAGGTTGGGTTACCGATACAGATATGACAACCACTGATGGAACCACTTATACCATTAATGCCGTTGCATTGGTTCCTGGTGCATTAAAATTTAGAGGGAATCATTCTTGGGATTTGCCTTATAACTGGGGAGGGACAGCCTTTCCCTCAGGAACAGCAGTAGTTGATGCCAATGGAATTCCGGTACCAACTGCGGGTAATTATGATATTACTTTTAATATAACTACAGGGGTTTATTCTTTTGTGGTTTCCCAAGTAATAAGTATATTCGGAGATGCAACACCGGGAGGTTGGGTAACCGATACGGACATGAAAACCACAGACGGCACTATCTATACCCTTAAAAACATAGCATTAATTCCAGGGGCATTAAAATTTAGAGGGAACCATTCTTGGGATCTCCCATACAATTGGGGCGGAACTGCTTTCCCATCAGGAACTGCGGTAGTTGACGCCAATGGAATTCCTGTACCGACTGCGGGTAATTATGATATTACTTTTAACAAAATAACTGGAGCTTACTCCTTTACAGTTTCTCAAATAATTAGCATCTTTGGCGATGCCACTCCGGGAGGATGGGTGACTGATACCGATATGACCACTGCAGACGGTACAAATTATTCCCTTAAAGGAGTTTCGTTAATCGCTGGAGCATTAAAATTTAGGGGAGATCACGCCTGGACATTACCTTACAACTGGGGCGGAACAGCTTTTCCTTCAGGAACTGCAATAGTTGATGCGGGTGGTATTCCCGTTCCGACCGCTGGAAAATATGATATCTCTTTTAATAAAACATCTGCAGTTTATTCTTTTACTCCAACTGTTGTAACGTATCAGGTAATTAGTATAATTGGTGATGCAACACCGGGTTCTTGGGATACAGATACTGACATGGTCACAACTGATGGAATTATTTATACGTTAAATGCCGTTTCGTTAAAAGCTGGCGGATTAAAATTTAGAGGAGATCATGCTTGGACATTACCTTATAACTGGGGAGGAACGGCTTTCCCATCAGGAACAGTTGTTATTGATGCTGGTGGAATTCCTATTCCAAGTGATGGTATTTACAATATCACTTTTAATAAAACAACCGGGGTTTACAGTTTTACATTTCAAACCATCAGTATATTTGGAGATGCAACTCCTGGAGGTTGGGTAACTGATACCGATATGCTTACTTCGGATGGTATTCATTACCGTCTTAAAAATGTTTCATTAGTACCTGGCGCATTAAAATTTAGAGGTGATCACGCTTGGACATTGCCCTACAATTGGGGAGGAATAGACTTTCCAGCTGGAATAGCGGTAGTTGATGCCAATGGTATTCCGGTGCCAACTGCAGGAATTTACAATGTTACATTTAATAAAATAACTGCAGCTTATAGCATTCTTGTGCCATCTGCACCAAGTGATTTAAATTATACTACTCCTAATGTTTTTGTTGCCAATACAGCTATTACAAGCTTAGTACCAACTGTAGATGCAGGTCTTGGAAATATTGTTTATACTGTAAATCCAGTACTGCCACAAGGCCTGCAAATCGACGCTGTTACGGGTATTATCAGTGGTACGCCTACCAGCATTCAGACAGCAACAGTATATACAGTATCTGCAACGAATAGTTATGGCTTTTCTTCTAAAGCAGTTAGTATTGAAATACAAGGAGTGCCAACAGATTTAATGTATCCAAGTACTCTTAAACTTGAGATTAACCTGGTAATGGAAACGGTAACCCCAACGGTAACTACAAATCCATCGGCTACTTTTAGCATAACTCCTACTTTACCGATCGGAATGGTTTTAAATACTACAACTGGAGCACTGTCCGGAAGACCAGCAGTTGAGACAGCGGCCATAAATTATACCGTAAAAGCTACTAATTCAATTGGTGCAGCAACCAAAAGCATTACTATCGAAATATTTAATGAAGATCATGATTTTGATGGAATTTTGGATATAAATGACAACTGCCCTACAACCTACAATCAAAATCAATCGGATGTTGACCATGACGGTATTGGCGATGTTTGCGATTTGGACGAAATAAATGTATCCGAAGCATTTACTCCGAATGGAGATGGTATAAATGACACTTGGTTTATAAACAATTTAATCAATCATCCTAATTCTTCTGTTCGTGTTATAAACAACACAGGATCTGAAGTGTATTATTCCAACGATTACAAAAATAATTGGAATGGAGAATACAAAAACACAGGTACAACAGTCGCTGTAGGATCATACTTCTATCAAATTGATTTGGGTAATGATGGTTCTATTGACAAACAAGGGTGGATTTACATTACTAAATAA
- a CDS encoding Ig-like domain-containing protein: MNKTTKLLNRWCSQINDRLLSMSQTIMLLLVLFASSLYAQDPAQYGTPYTGVPDPRDANIYQVHIRPHSAAGNLASVTADLDRIKSLGINVLYLMPIYPYGTDPRSTNSPYCIKDYKSVGSEYGTLSDMRNLVDAAHAKGMAVMLDIAVNGTSWDHPWTISHPDYYMRTGTTINQLANFGDIAALDLNNAGLRAAMKDAMRYWIFAANIDGYRCDFANNPPLDFWTEIIGNLRGITSHNLLMLAEGDRLQNFQAGFDLNFGDKWFYDALKNVAGGGPVSTRFQTTNDMEYTYATGSQQEVRWTANHDSENNSDTAPFTVFKSNAGVVANFLVSGYMKGVPFLTSGQEVAFNQVIPWPYTGVKINWSNTGATPEFAKILNYRNSSTAIRRGVMTPYASDDICAFTKTLGTEKVIVMANLRNAAKTFVIPAGFAGTYKDAYTGTTVTLTSGATQSFAAYQYIVLTNTNVAVVAVTGVAVSPTTATVAIGSTQQLSATLIPANATNQSVTWTSSNTAVASVNATGLVTGVAAGTSTITVTTADGNKTATAAITVAIIPVTSVSVSPVSASLYAGNTQQLTATVAPANATNKAVTWSSSNTAVATVNASGLVTAVAAGTANITVTTQNGSKTAVASITVNANVTFTVNFYKPTAWGTGIKIYWWSALPTGILADGSWPGVAMTDAGNGWYSYTFTNVTSTNLIFNDGTNQTVNLNRTKTGWYMNDIWYDTNPGTNIAVTGVTLAPTTATLTVGGTQQLTPTVAPATATNKTVSYSSSNTATASVNATGLISALASGTATITVTTQDGSKIATCTLTVNTANVAVTGVSLSPTTATLTAGATQQLTPTIAPVTATNKTVSYSSSNTAIASVNSTGLVTAIAAGTGTITVTTQDGSKIATCAVTVNAANVAVTGVTLSPTTATLTAGGTQQLAPTIAPVTATNKTVSYSSSNATIASVNATGLVTAIAAGTATITVTSQDGAKTATCVVTVNAATAGTYYTIKNRWKGTYLYDAGANVGYGVTIVDNSYKWQKIAIDATYFVLKNVATGELMHIENQTGSVQCNGNDSTWWSAQWSSDYIDGTWIRIRNRWQSGNIIHVENQTGAAQYANAQDGWFSAQWQLETTSTAKLGTSKISVQAENRSTSVTIYPNPSTDNEFYIVVPELNANDLATVTITDLNGRVVHVTLIKGPAKINHNLPSGLYLVTIRSNEINVTKKLIVK; encoded by the coding sequence ATGAATAAAACTACCAAATTACTAAACCGATGGTGTAGCCAAATTAATGATCGGCTACTTTCGATGAGCCAGACCATCATGCTGCTGCTGGTATTGTTTGCCAGTTCCCTTTATGCACAAGACCCTGCTCAGTATGGAACTCCATATACAGGAGTACCCGACCCAAGAGATGCCAATATTTATCAGGTGCATATTCGTCCGCACAGTGCAGCAGGGAATCTTGCTTCAGTCACTGCCGATTTAGACCGAATCAAATCACTCGGTATTAATGTTTTGTATCTGATGCCTATTTATCCGTATGGCACTGATCCACGAAGCACCAATTCCCCTTATTGTATAAAGGATTACAAATCGGTAGGCTCAGAATACGGAACCCTATCCGATATGCGCAACCTAGTAGATGCAGCTCACGCCAAAGGTATGGCCGTAATGTTGGACATTGCCGTAAACGGAACTTCGTGGGATCATCCTTGGACTATTTCTCATCCGGACTATTATATGAGAACGGGTACAACAATCAATCAATTGGCCAATTTTGGTGATATTGCAGCACTCGATCTTAACAATGCGGGGCTTCGTGCAGCGATGAAAGACGCCATGCGCTATTGGATTTTTGCAGCCAATATTGATGGATACCGTTGTGATTTTGCCAACAATCCGCCTCTTGATTTCTGGACAGAAATCATTGGAAATTTAAGAGGGATTACTTCTCATAATTTATTGATGCTTGCCGAAGGAGATCGTTTACAAAATTTCCAAGCCGGATTTGATTTGAATTTTGGAGATAAATGGTTTTATGACGCCTTAAAAAATGTGGCTGGTGGAGGACCTGTTTCTACACGATTCCAGACTACCAACGACATGGAATATACGTATGCCACAGGAAGCCAGCAAGAAGTAAGATGGACAGCAAACCACGACTCCGAAAACAATTCGGATACAGCGCCTTTTACCGTTTTCAAAAGTAACGCAGGTGTTGTTGCCAATTTCTTGGTTTCGGGATATATGAAAGGGGTTCCATTCTTGACCAGCGGACAGGAAGTAGCCTTCAACCAAGTTATTCCATGGCCTTATACAGGAGTAAAAATCAACTGGAGCAATACTGGTGCGACACCCGAATTTGCAAAAATACTTAACTATAGAAATAGCAGTACGGCCATTAGACGAGGTGTAATGACACCGTATGCCAGTGATGACATTTGCGCGTTTACCAAAACATTGGGTACAGAAAAAGTTATTGTAATGGCCAATCTTAGAAATGCTGCCAAAACTTTTGTAATACCAGCTGGTTTTGCGGGTACTTATAAAGATGCTTATACAGGAACTACAGTAACTTTGACATCGGGAGCTACGCAATCGTTTGCAGCGTATCAATATATAGTTTTGACCAATACAAATGTCGCAGTTGTTGCTGTTACGGGAGTAGCGGTTAGTCCAACCACTGCCACAGTCGCTATTGGATCTACACAACAACTTAGTGCAACACTAATACCAGCTAATGCTACCAATCAATCCGTAACTTGGACTTCTAGCAATACAGCCGTTGCAAGTGTAAATGCTACTGGTTTAGTTACGGGAGTTGCCGCAGGAACAAGCACCATTACAGTAACCACTGCAGATGGAAATAAAACAGCCACCGCTGCAATAACTGTAGCAATAATTCCTGTAACCAGCGTAAGTGTTTCACCAGTATCGGCAAGTCTTTATGCAGGCAATACACAACAACTTACTGCAACGGTTGCACCCGCAAATGCTACCAATAAAGCAGTTACTTGGAGTTCAAGCAATACAGCCGTTGCCACAGTAAATGCTTCCGGATTGGTTACTGCAGTTGCAGCAGGAACGGCCAATATTACCGTGACCACGCAAAATGGAAGTAAAACTGCCGTTGCTTCAATTACTGTAAATGCCAATGTTACTTTTACAGTTAATTTCTATAAACCTACTGCTTGGGGAACAGGCATCAAAATATACTGGTGGAGCGCTCTGCCTACTGGAATATTAGCTGATGGTTCATGGCCGGGTGTTGCTATGACTGATGCCGGTAATGGTTGGTATAGTTATACTTTTACTAATGTAACCTCAACGAATCTAATTTTCAATGATGGAACCAATCAAACGGTCAATCTAAACAGAACTAAAACAGGTTGGTACATGAATGACATTTGGTACGATACCAATCCAGGAACAAATATAGCCGTTACCGGAGTTACCTTAGCTCCAACAACTGCAACTTTAACGGTGGGCGGAACACAACAATTGACACCAACAGTTGCTCCTGCAACAGCGACCAATAAAACAGTAAGCTACAGTTCTAGCAATACAGCAACCGCTTCTGTAAACGCTACAGGTTTGATAAGTGCTTTAGCTTCGGGTACTGCAACAATTACGGTAACTACTCAAGATGGATCGAAAATTGCAACTTGTACTTTAACTGTAAACACAGCAAATGTAGCTGTAACAGGAGTGTCGCTTAGTCCAACTACAGCAACATTAACCGCTGGTGCAACCCAACAATTGACACCAACAATTGCTCCTGTAACAGCTACCAATAAAACAGTAAGCTACAGTTCAAGCAATACAGCAATTGCGTCTGTGAACTCAACAGGCTTAGTAACAGCAATAGCGGCCGGAACTGGAACAATTACGGTAACTACTCAGGATGGCTCCAAAATTGCAACTTGTGCTGTTACGGTAAATGCAGCAAATGTAGCCGTAACTGGAGTAACACTTAGTCCAACAACTGCAACATTAACTGCAGGTGGAACCCAACAATTGGCACCAACAATTGCTCCTGTAACAGCTACCAATAAAACAGTAAGCTACAGTTCAAGCAATGCAACAATCGCGTCTGTGAACGCAACAGGATTAGTAACAGCAATAGCGGCGGGAACTGCTACAATTACAGTAACCTCTCAGGATGGGGCTAAAACAGCGACTTGTGTAGTGACCGTAAATGCAGCCACCGCAGGAACTTATTATACCATTAAAAACAGATGGAAAGGAACTTATCTTTATGATGCTGGAGCCAATGTAGGATATGGTGTAACCATAGTAGACAATAGTTACAAATGGCAAAAAATTGCAATCGACGCCACCTATTTTGTACTTAAAAATGTAGCCACAGGAGAATTAATGCATATTGAAAATCAAACAGGATCTGTACAATGTAATGGTAATGATTCGACTTGGTGGAGTGCTCAATGGTCTAGTGACTATATTGATGGTACTTGGATTAGAATCAGAAACAGATGGCAATCAGGAAACATCATTCATGTCGAAAATCAAACAGGAGCTGCACAATATGCAAATGCCCAAGACGGTTGGTTTAGTGCCCAATGGCAACTGGAAACCACTTCAACAGCCAAGTTGGGAACTTCCAAAATAAGTGTTCAGGCCGAAAACAGATCAACTTCGGTGACTATTTACCCAAATCCTTCTACAGACAATGAATTTTATATAGTAGTACCCGAATTGAACGCCAATGATTTGGCAACAGTAACAATAACAGATCTGAATGGTAGAGTTGTACATGTAACACTTATAAAAGGTCCAGCAAAAATCAATCACAATTTACCTTCGGGTTTGTACCTTGTGACAATTCGTTCGAACGAAATTAACGTTACCAAAAAACTGATTGTAAAATAA
- a CDS encoding PorP/SprF family type IX secretion system membrane protein, with protein MKKIQYILASALLLICSSVFAQQEGSFAFYPYQMSLVNPAYVGVDGQTIITTSVRNQWSGVADAPKTQALSFGMPLVNNLGFGVAVVNSSTFIEKQTVVNIDLSYTVKMNENTDLYFGVNAGANAFNVNTAGLEMYNMEVDPALGSIHTFKPNFGAGALLKNEKFYVSLSAPQLLTIESAKNDNGYATVEDNRPSFYLGGGYNFNLNTEGTLILKPSLLARYVTDAPFTTAFSAQLQIHNNFEVGALYRTDNAYAATANFILKEKFIIGYAYEISTVPTMASVKNTNEILLQYKF; from the coding sequence ATGAAAAAAATACAGTATATATTGGCAAGCGCACTACTCTTAATTTGTAGTTCAGTTTTTGCTCAACAAGAAGGCTCATTCGCCTTTTATCCCTATCAAATGAGTCTTGTCAATCCCGCTTATGTCGGGGTTGATGGTCAAACGATAATCACAACTTCCGTTCGAAATCAGTGGAGCGGAGTGGCAGATGCACCAAAAACTCAGGCACTTTCTTTTGGAATGCCTTTGGTAAACAACCTTGGATTTGGCGTTGCTGTTGTCAATTCGTCCACTTTTATAGAAAAACAAACCGTTGTAAATATTGATTTATCCTATACAGTAAAAATGAATGAAAACACCGATTTGTATTTTGGCGTAAATGCGGGAGCAAATGCATTTAATGTCAATACGGCAGGATTGGAAATGTATAATATGGAAGTAGATCCTGCTTTGGGTTCAATTCACACTTTTAAACCCAATTTTGGCGCAGGGGCATTATTAAAAAATGAGAAGTTTTATGTGTCTCTGTCGGCTCCGCAATTATTGACTATAGAAAGCGCAAAAAATGATAATGGATATGCAACTGTAGAAGACAACAGGCCTAGTTTTTACTTAGGCGGCGGCTATAATTTCAATTTAAATACAGAAGGAACATTGATTTTAAAACCTTCTCTATTGGCCAGATATGTTACTGATGCTCCTTTTACAACCGCTTTCAGTGCGCAGTTGCAAATACATAATAATTTTGAAGTGGGCGCATTATACAGAACAGACAATGCCTATGCTGCAACAGCAAATTTTATTCTTAAAGAAAAATTCATCATTGGATATGCGTATGAAATCAGCACCGTTCCAACAATGGCAAGTGTAAAAAACACCAATGAAATTTTATTACAATATAAATTTTAA
- a CDS encoding cupin domain-containing protein: MKKIIFEKGILFAFITCITIGLISCNNGKVQHSDTEKVDAILIFPKGDKVTNANFSGNVWLNNLVQADSINQNAVGNVTFEAGARTKWHSHPSGQIILVLEGIGYYQEKGNQKIVVRKGDVVKCPANIPHWHGASNDSNFIQIAITGREKGETIWFDLVTDQEYNSKSK, translated from the coding sequence ATGAAGAAAATAATTTTTGAAAAAGGAATACTATTTGCTTTTATTACCTGTATAACTATTGGGTTAATATCATGTAATAATGGTAAAGTACAGCATTCGGATACTGAAAAAGTAGATGCAATTCTGATTTTTCCAAAAGGAGATAAAGTTACTAACGCTAATTTTTCAGGTAATGTATGGTTGAATAATTTGGTTCAGGCAGATAGTATTAATCAAAATGCAGTTGGAAACGTAACCTTTGAGGCAGGGGCAAGAACCAAATGGCACAGTCATCCTTCAGGACAAATTATACTGGTACTTGAGGGCATCGGGTATTATCAGGAAAAAGGGAATCAAAAAATTGTTGTTAGAAAGGGAGATGTTGTAAAATGTCCAGCTAACATTCCCCATTGGCATGGTGCCAGCAACGATTCAAATTTTATTCAAATAGCCATAACAGGAAGAGAAAAAGGAGAAACAATTTGGTTTGATCTTGTAACGGATCAGGAATATAATAGTAAATCAAAATAG